CGGAATCAGCACCATGAGCCCAAAAGTGGAAAAAAACTGACAGAGCAAAATAATGAAATGATCTAGGCGAGATGAGCGCATGATTTAGATATCCATGGTCTCATAGCTAGAAACAGATAAGCTGTGATAAGGGTTTGGCGTGGTTCCGATTTTACTTGGCATGCCTGTTGAGTCGCTTTCTTGCGCAAGTAAAGGCGTAAGTAGCTGTTTAAATGGCCAAGTCTTATTGTCAAAAAGATAAGTTTGAATTTGCGATTTTGTTTGTTCTGAAATGGGTTGGGTTTCTACAAAATCTTGAATAATGTCTTGAACCATCTCCCAAAAATCGCTTTCTGTACGATCCGTATATTTCAAAGCAGCTAAAGCAATCGGGTAGAGGTTAATTTGAATCCCTAAGGTAATGAAGTAGTTAAATAAGTCTTCATTTTGAGTAAAGATAAGATTGTTTGGCGTGCTGGTATCAATGGTATAAACCGGAGGTGTAAAACCATTTTGTTCAATGGCTGTCGTACATATTCTTAAGGTATCGTGGTCACGTAAAACAAAGCATTTCAACTTATTATTTTCATAACACACCATGGTGTTTTGCCCGTGGCATTCAGGCATGATTCCTTTTGCCCAAAGTGTTAAGAATGTTTGAATAAAATGAACACTTAAGTCTTTTAGTAATGACCATTTGTCACCTTCAACGCCTAAAGTTTCCCAAGGGTCAACATATGTACAGCTTAAAGCTGACATAGTGATTGGGGTGACGTTTTTGTCTCGGCAAAAATCAGGTAAATGTCGGACTTGGCAACCGATTACACCTAAATTTTTTACAATCGGCTCTCGCTTACCCAGTACCCACCAGTGGGTTTCATTGCTCAAAAAGAGGCGATTTTTTAATAAAGAAGTTTCATTAATAACGTCATTTAAAAAATCATAAGCCGTATGTCCATTCATTAAATAACGGCCTGGCATAGAGCGGATTGCACCTAATGTTTTGGCATTGGTCGAGAGTTTTAAATGCAGAGTAGGGTTTGTGTTGTGAATAAGCGTTCTTAAAGAAGAAGTCGGTAAACCAATTGTGGTGACATGATTTAGGTCAATACCTTCATACTTATTTTCATCAAGCTTTAAATAGCGATGTTGAGTCTCTAACAAAGGCAGGGCTAAGTAATCATCTGAAAGCTCAGCCATTTTGTTAGTAATAAGACTTTCCTCAACTTCTGATAACAAAAGCTCTTTGTGAGGAACAGATTCCATATTATTGATCACATCATCTTTCTTAAAAGCCCACCAATACACCTCAATTTCTTTTTGAGTTGTGAGTGATGCAAGTTCACCTTTTGAGTGAGCGAATGGATGAAATGGACGATCAGCGACCAGTGATAGCAACTCGCTTTTGATTAAAGGTGAAGAAAATGAAAGGGCTGACTGTAAAATTTGAGGAATTTTTTCAGCCGTTACTAAGTTATCTAGCCAGTAATTAATCGCTTTTTGATGGTGTGGTGAAGGCCACCAAGTTGCTTGGGTTAAATAGTTAAAAACTTCAGAAATCGAAATTTTAGTTGTCGTATTGTTTAAGAGGTTATGAAGCAAAACTTCGGGTTGGGTAACATAGAAAGGATTTACACCATCTACTTTTAAACAGTTGAAATAGAGCTCCAACTCATCATTGAGAGTAATTGCCAGATAAGGCTTTTTATAGGAAATATGATCTTTAAAATCTCCATAATTCTCCATGTAGAGTGCATCTATCGTTTTTTGTAGTTGTGCTGTGTAAATCCGATCTAACATTTTATTTATTCCTATTCTTATAAAAGCGGTAGAACCGTGCCAACATTTTGTTCTTGTGCGGCATTGAAGAACCACTTAGCGCAGACAATGTCATCAATCGCCATGCCCATTGGGTTGAGCAAAATGATTTCATCTTCGTGTTCGCGGCCGTTTTTATGACCAATAATGATGTCGCCAAGTTCAGCATGTAGTTTTTCACGGCTGAATAAGCCATCTTCAACCAGCACATTGATGACTTTCTTTTCTCGGTTTGATTGGTCCCAATCATCCACAATTACTTTGTCCACTTTTAAGAAGACTTCTGGCTCAATGTCCATAATTGAAATGTTTGAAACAAAGCATCCTTTTTTAAGCCACTCAAATGGAATGTAAGGCTTATCTGAGACTGTGCAGGTAATGAGGACATCAGCTTGCTGAATCGCAGACTTAGGGCTGTCATGAATTTCAATTTCTATATGCGGATATTCCGATAAGAACAACGCTTTGAGTTTCTCAGCCGCTTCAGGGTTCACATCAAATAAATGGATTTTTTTCACTTGAGCGTATTGTTCAAGTACCGTCTTAATCTGCATTTGCGCAATTGGTCCACAGCCAATCACGGTAATGTCAGAAAAGTCTTTTTTCGCTAAATACTTAATCGAAACGCCCGTAATTGCAGCAGTTCGCATGGCACTGATTAAGCTGCCTTCCATTACTGCAACCGGATAGTTTGTTTCTGAGTCATTTAAAACAATCAGCGCGCTAGCACGTGGAATATTGAATTTTTTAGGGTTATGTTGTCTTGAGCCAATCCATTTGATGCCAGCAATCGGGTCATTGCCGCCTAAATAACAAGGCATTGCGATAATACGGTCAGCAATATGGTCTGCACCTTGCCAGCGAAGGTACGGTTTTAAAGGTTGAACAAACTGTTTATTTGCATGCAGGGTTAAACCTTCAGTAATCGCTTCAATAAATGAATTACTATGATTTGCGCCAAGATTTAATAAATCTGATTGACTTAAATAGCGAAGGGTAGCCAAATTGCTCATGAATATTTCCTAAGGAGAAGGTTAAACAACATTTTGTAAAGTAAGGTTTTCTTGGCGTCGTAAGTTTCGATTGAAGTGACGCTTCTTAATCATTTCGAACCATTCATCTTCATAAACCAGATCGAGATAACGATCGCCGCGATCGGGCAACAGCGTTAAGACGCACGATCCATCAGGAATGGTTGGAATTAGTTTTTTGATGGCTGAAATTGATGAGCCACTTGAACCGCCAGCAAAGATTCCTTCGTGTTCAAGAAGTTCTCTGCAACCGAGTGCCGACTCATAGTCATCTACATAAATGACATCATCAATTTCATCAGGGGAGAGTAGAGCTGGGACAGTGCTTGCTCCAATACCGGGAATTTCGCGTGGACCAGATGTTCCACCGAACAGCACAGAGCCGACAATATCGACAGCGATGACTTTTAATTCTGGGAACTTTTCTTTAAGGCGACGAGACACGCCCATAATCGTGCCGGAGGTACTTGCTCCAATCACGAGGTAATCAATCTTGCGATCAATTTGATTTAGGATTTCTTCTGCTTCACCAAAATAGTGGCTTTTCCAGTTGTTTGGATTGGCATATTGATTAATCCAGACGGCATTTGGCAGTTGTTGGCAGAGCCGTTTTACAGTGTCAATTCGGGTTTTTAAGTAACCGCCGTTTTGGTCTTTTTCAGAGACCATTTCGATATTGGCTTT
This genomic stretch from Acinetobacter oleivorans DR1 harbors:
- a CDS encoding IucA/IucC family protein — protein: MENYGDFKDHISYKKPYLAITLNDELELYFNCLKVDGVNPFYVTQPEVLLHNLLNNTTTKISISEVFNYLTQATWWPSPHHQKAINYWLDNLVTAEKIPQILQSALSFSSPLIKSELLSLVADRPFHPFAHSKGELASLTTQKEIEVYWWAFKKDDVINNMESVPHKELLLSEVEESLITNKMAELSDDYLALPLLETQHRYLKLDENKYEGIDLNHVTTIGLPTSSLRTLIHNTNPTLHLKLSTNAKTLGAIRSMPGRYLMNGHTAYDFLNDVINETSLLKNRLFLSNETHWWVLGKREPIVKNLGVIGCQVRHLPDFCRDKNVTPITMSALSCTYVDPWETLGVEGDKWSLLKDLSVHFIQTFLTLWAKGIMPECHGQNTMVCYENNKLKCFVLRDHDTLRICTTAIEQNGFTPPVYTIDTSTPNNLIFTQNEDLFNYFITLGIQINLYPIALAALKYTDRTESDFWEMVQDIIQDFVETQPISEQTKSQIQTYLFDNKTWPFKQLLTPLLAQESDSTGMPSKIGTTPNPYHSLSVSSYETMDI
- the sbnA gene encoding 2,3-diaminopropionate biosynthesis protein SbnA yields the protein MIHKNILDCIGKTPLLQLSRLFTHQSISVIAKMELLNPGGSIKDRPALFMLQEGLKSGVIHKDSHIVESSSGNLAIALAMACKIYGLKFTAVIDPKIASANLQMLKLYKANIEMVSEKDQNGGYLKTRIDTVKRLCQQLPNAVWINQYANPNNWKSHYFGEAEEILNQIDRKIDYLVIGASTSGTIMGVSRRLKEKFPELKVIAVDIVGSVLFGGTSGPREIPGIGASTVPALLSPDEIDDVIYVDDYESALGCRELLEHEGIFAGGSSGSSISAIKKLIPTIPDGSCVLTLLPDRGDRYLDLVYEDEWFEMIKKRHFNRNLRRQENLTLQNVV
- the sbnB gene encoding 2,3-diaminopropionate biosynthesis protein SbnB, with the protein product MSNLATLRYLSQSDLLNLGANHSNSFIEAITEGLTLHANKQFVQPLKPYLRWQGADHIADRIIAMPCYLGGNDPIAGIKWIGSRQHNPKKFNIPRASALIVLNDSETNYPVAVMEGSLISAMRTAAITGVSIKYLAKKDFSDITVIGCGPIAQMQIKTVLEQYAQVKKIHLFDVNPEAAEKLKALFLSEYPHIEIEIHDSPKSAIQQADVLITCTVSDKPYIPFEWLKKGCFVSNISIMDIEPEVFLKVDKVIVDDWDQSNREKKVINVLVEDGLFSREKLHAELGDIIIGHKNGREHEDEIILLNPMGMAIDDIVCAKWFFNAAQEQNVGTVLPLL